In Streptomyces nojiriensis, one genomic interval encodes:
- a CDS encoding RrF2 family transcriptional regulator, which produces MRISARADYAVRAALQLAASQDDGPVKAEAIADAQDIPHKFLEGILNDMRRGGLVLSQRGGNGGYRLAKPAGSISIADVIRIVDGPLVSVRGVRPPDLSYTGPAQALLPLWIALRANVREILDGVTLADVASSDLPADVSALADTPGAWTNP; this is translated from the coding sequence ATGCGGATCTCAGCCAGGGCGGACTATGCGGTACGTGCCGCGCTGCAGCTTGCCGCGTCACAGGATGACGGGCCGGTGAAGGCCGAGGCCATCGCCGACGCCCAGGACATCCCGCACAAGTTCCTCGAGGGCATCCTGAACGACATGCGCCGAGGCGGTCTCGTGCTCAGCCAGCGAGGCGGCAACGGCGGCTACCGGCTGGCCAAGCCCGCCGGGTCCATCAGCATCGCGGATGTGATCCGCATCGTGGACGGACCGCTCGTCTCGGTGCGCGGGGTACGCCCGCCGGACCTGTCCTACACCGGCCCCGCCCAGGCGCTGCTCCCCCTGTGGATCGCGCTGCGGGCCAATGTGCGCGAGATCCTCGACGGCGTGACGCTCGCCGACGTCGCGTCGTCCGACCTGCCCGCCGACGTATCGGCACTGGCCGACACGCCCGGGGCCTGGACCAATCCCTGA
- a CDS encoding acyl-CoA dehydrogenase yields the protein MPTTPSTADHRSVDARRRALLRTARDVADDLAADAIVRDQAGKPPTDETARLREAGLPAALTPPGPGRGTDWRTACTVIREIAAADSSVGDVLARHYVHTWSGRFYAGQQHASILEEESVREQWLWTGAVRAPWPDEDTDGADLTLRRHSTGHLLSGRRSVHTAVATADQIVLDAVSAANGDVLVVRIPPGARGLTVEPAHDRLGQRVAGAGEVVLDRVAITPEQVLGRRPHDEESTAPFTALAEPALRLALCHVGLGIAEGALTEARDLSRGGRAHRLPGEDPDLFLTYGELASAAQTATAVVDRATDMLAQALDLGPRLDAEGAAGAAALVATAEAVTSKAALRITARVLELADAPGLDRFWRNARVLTAHRPVAHRLRSIGEHYLNGSHRAVPAFR from the coding sequence GTGCCGACGACGCCGAGCACCGCCGACCACCGCTCCGTCGACGCACGGCGCCGCGCGCTCCTGCGTACCGCCCGCGATGTGGCGGACGACCTCGCGGCGGACGCCATCGTCCGCGATCAGGCGGGTAAACCGCCGACCGACGAGACGGCCCGCCTCCGCGAAGCCGGCCTGCCCGCGGCCCTCACCCCGCCGGGGCCGGGCCGCGGGACGGACTGGCGTACCGCATGCACCGTCATCCGGGAGATCGCCGCGGCGGACAGCTCCGTCGGCGACGTACTCGCCCGCCACTACGTCCACACCTGGAGCGGACGCTTCTACGCGGGTCAGCAGCACGCGAGCATCCTCGAAGAGGAGTCGGTGCGCGAGCAGTGGCTGTGGACCGGCGCGGTCCGCGCTCCGTGGCCCGACGAGGACACCGACGGAGCGGACCTCACGCTGAGGCGGCACAGCACCGGCCATCTGCTGAGCGGGCGCCGGTCCGTGCACACGGCGGTGGCCACGGCCGACCAGATCGTGCTCGACGCCGTCAGCGCCGCGAACGGCGACGTCCTGGTCGTGCGGATCCCACCCGGTGCACGGGGCCTGACCGTCGAGCCGGCCCACGACCGCCTGGGGCAGCGCGTCGCCGGCGCGGGCGAGGTCGTCCTCGACCGGGTCGCCATCACCCCCGAGCAGGTGCTGGGCCGCCGGCCGCACGACGAGGAGTCGACGGCACCCTTCACCGCGCTCGCGGAGCCGGCGCTCCGGCTCGCCCTGTGCCACGTCGGCCTCGGCATCGCCGAGGGCGCCCTCACCGAGGCGCGCGACCTCAGCAGGGGCGGCCGCGCACACCGGCTGCCCGGTGAGGACCCGGACCTCTTCCTCACCTACGGGGAACTCGCCTCCGCCGCCCAGACGGCCACCGCCGTGGTCGACCGGGCCACGGACATGCTGGCGCAGGCCCTCGACCTGGGGCCGCGCCTCGATGCGGAGGGAGCCGCGGGCGCCGCCGCCCTGGTCGCCACGGCCGAGGCCGTGACGTCGAAGGCCGCCCTGCGCATCACCGCCCGGGTGCTGGAGCTCGCCGACGCGCCCGGCCTGGACCGGTTCTGGCGCAACGCCAGGGTCCTGACGGCCCACCGCCCCGTCGCGCACCGCCTGCGCTCCATCGGCGAGCACTATCTCAACGGCTCCCACCGCGCGGTGCCGGCCTTCCGCTGA
- a CDS encoding winged helix-turn-helix domain-containing protein → MTTAIPAPTPALRRSPAPRLQLVGDRPPFVFVDGTDGGRVGYLVFLPAHVDPVAVMGAHGVRPEIQPLEPGAPAGPDHCDDAIRVDRARRLVEVDGRELDLTYLEFDLLAHLVAHPYTVHTRDALISGVWGYGHIGDGRTVDVHVARLRRKIGPAYRDRISTVRRVGYRYVPDHR, encoded by the coding sequence ATGACCACCGCAATTCCCGCACCCACACCCGCACTCCGCCGTTCCCCGGCCCCGCGCCTCCAACTGGTCGGCGACCGCCCGCCCTTCGTCTTCGTCGACGGGACCGATGGCGGTCGCGTCGGGTACCTCGTGTTCCTGCCGGCGCATGTCGACCCCGTGGCGGTGATGGGCGCGCACGGCGTACGTCCGGAGATCCAGCCCCTCGAGCCCGGGGCGCCTGCGGGACCCGACCACTGCGACGACGCCATCCGGGTCGACCGCGCACGTCGGCTGGTCGAGGTCGACGGGCGCGAACTCGATCTCACCTACCTGGAGTTCGACCTCCTGGCCCACCTCGTGGCGCACCCGTACACGGTCCACACCCGGGATGCCCTCATCTCCGGCGTCTGGGGGTACGGGCACATCGGCGACGGCCGTACCGTCGACGTCCACGTGGCCAGGCTGCGCCGCAAGATCGGTCCCGCATACCGGGACCGCATATCCACCGTGCGTCGCGTCGGCTACCGGTACGTTCCCGACCACCGGTAG
- a CDS encoding GbsR/MarR family transcriptional regulator yields MPGGRLTHHERQAIAGGLGEGLSYTDIAGRLGRPISTVTREVARNGGPAAYRADAAHRATTGRARRSKQSPAPATSPTATSAMHGRDPEAVLELEEQFTAMMVGTGLPRMTARVLTCLYVTDEGSLTAAELAQRLQVSPASVSKAVGELEQQELIRRERDTGRRRDRYVIDADAWFRGWMASARQNAMLADFTLRSAQVLGATTPAGIRMQDIGHFFEHVGRTMIEAAEQWRQADAARRGTSG; encoded by the coding sequence ATGCCCGGAGGCAGACTGACCCACCACGAACGGCAGGCGATCGCCGGGGGATTGGGGGAAGGACTCAGCTACACCGACATCGCCGGGCGCCTGGGCAGGCCCATCTCCACCGTCACCCGGGAGGTGGCCCGCAACGGCGGTCCCGCCGCCTATCGGGCCGACGCGGCCCATCGCGCCACGACAGGACGTGCCCGCCGCAGCAAGCAGTCCCCGGCCCCGGCCACCTCCCCGACCGCCACGAGCGCCATGCACGGTCGCGACCCGGAGGCCGTCCTCGAACTGGAGGAACAGTTCACGGCGATGATGGTCGGTACGGGTCTCCCGCGGATGACCGCCCGAGTGCTGACGTGCCTGTACGTCACCGACGAAGGCAGCCTGACCGCCGCCGAGCTCGCCCAGCGCCTCCAGGTCAGCCCCGCGTCCGTCTCCAAGGCCGTCGGTGAACTCGAACAGCAGGAGCTCATCAGGCGGGAACGCGACACCGGCCGGCGACGGGACCGGTACGTCATCGACGCCGACGCCTGGTTCCGCGGCTGGATGGCCAGCGCCCGTCAGAACGCCATGCTCGCCGACTTCACCCTGCGCAGCGCCCAGGTCCTCGGCGCCACGACACCCGCCGGCATCCGGATGCAGGACATCGGCCACTTCTTCGAGCACGTCGGCCGGACCATGATCGAGGCGGCCGAGCAGTGGCGGCAGGCCGATGCCGCGAGGCGCGGCACATCCGGCTGA
- a CDS encoding serine hydrolase domain-containing protein, with protein sequence MSRQPFSTAATPDRSALQDVLDRATAPGGAPGIVVDVRDGHGAWFGSAGVSDTGTGEERRPSERFRIGSATKAFTATLVLQLAAEGRLDLDDTMEQWLPGMVEGNGYHGGAITIRQLLNHTSGIFNYGNDAQFFAKGTGAAWFRHRYDTHAPEQLIRIGLATPPSFAPGDAFLYSNTNYFLAALIVEKATGGTLAEALTRRIVHPLGLTGTYLPGTEPTIRGPHPRHYSTLFAADARPEVHDATEMNQSFAWAAGGIISTLGDLQRFFGALLQGRLLPAEQQQEMFTTVATAGPVPWIPGTRYGLGVFSWALPSGVTVWGNAGATYGSWTCAMGSRDGEHLLTSQVNGDWSGLGVFADILTAEFDATAGS encoded by the coding sequence ATGAGCAGGCAGCCCTTCTCCACCGCGGCCACCCCCGACCGCTCCGCACTGCAGGACGTGCTGGACCGCGCCACCGCCCCGGGCGGCGCTCCCGGCATCGTCGTCGACGTACGGGACGGCCACGGCGCGTGGTTCGGCTCGGCGGGCGTCTCCGACACCGGGACCGGGGAGGAGCGCCGGCCGTCCGAGCGGTTCCGGATCGGGAGCGCGACGAAGGCGTTCACCGCCACCCTGGTCCTGCAGCTGGCGGCCGAAGGCCGGCTGGACCTGGACGACACGATGGAGCAGTGGCTTCCCGGGATGGTGGAGGGCAACGGCTACCACGGCGGTGCGATCACCATCCGGCAGTTGCTCAACCACACCAGCGGCATCTTCAACTACGGCAACGACGCGCAGTTCTTCGCGAAGGGCACCGGCGCTGCGTGGTTCCGGCACCGCTACGACACCCACGCACCCGAGCAGTTGATCAGGATCGGCCTGGCCACCCCACCGTCCTTCGCTCCGGGGGACGCCTTCCTGTACTCCAACACCAACTACTTCCTGGCCGCCCTGATCGTCGAGAAGGCCACGGGCGGGACGCTCGCCGAAGCGCTCACCCGGCGGATCGTCCACCCCCTGGGGCTCACCGGGACCTACCTGCCGGGCACGGAACCGACCATCCGAGGGCCGCACCCCCGGCACTACTCCACCCTCTTCGCCGCCGACGCCCGGCCCGAGGTCCACGACGCGACCGAGATGAACCAGTCCTTCGCCTGGGCGGCCGGCGGCATCATCTCGACCCTGGGCGACCTGCAGCGATTCTTCGGCGCCCTGCTCCAAGGCCGCCTGCTGCCGGCCGAACAGCAGCAGGAGATGTTCACCACCGTGGCGACCGCGGGACCCGTCCCCTGGATCCCGGGCACCCGGTACGGCCTGGGCGTGTTCTCCTGGGCACTGCCGTCCGGCGTCACGGTCTGGGGCAACGCGGGTGCGACGTACGGCTCGTGGACCTGCGCCATGGGCTCCCGTGACGGCGAGCACCTGCTCACCAGCCAGGTCAACGGCGACTGGAGTGGCCTGGGCGTCTTCGCTGACATCCTCACCGCCGAATTCGACGCGACGGCCGGAAGCTGA
- a CDS encoding DUF4118 domain-containing protein has product MSGYWSRLHDPLALVAALVAPFLVALALVPFRTDLSATNEALIMVVVVVAVASLGTRAAGALAALSAAAWFDFFLTRPYQQFTIADGDEIQTAVLLLAVGLIVSQLAARTRRLQAVAVTDAAHLSSLQGTARLAEDGASPEAVVEYARRELVGLLELRGCRFEYGTLMGHLPRLEHDGSLWLRRGSRITEYTEWPEGETELRAVGGGHYYGRFLLDPYPGRPLPPEEARLVAVTLAAQAGVALDSAGLPRQV; this is encoded by the coding sequence ATGTCCGGCTACTGGTCCCGGCTCCACGACCCCCTCGCACTGGTCGCGGCCCTCGTGGCCCCCTTCCTCGTCGCGCTCGCGCTCGTGCCCTTCCGTACCGACCTTTCGGCGACGAACGAGGCACTGATCATGGTCGTCGTGGTGGTCGCGGTCGCCTCCCTGGGTACGCGGGCGGCCGGCGCGCTGGCCGCCCTTTCGGCGGCGGCGTGGTTCGACTTCTTCCTGACCAGGCCCTACCAGCAGTTCACCATCGCCGACGGTGACGAGATCCAGACGGCGGTCCTCCTCCTCGCCGTCGGGCTGATCGTCTCCCAGCTGGCGGCCCGTACCCGTCGGCTCCAAGCGGTCGCGGTCACGGACGCGGCACACCTGTCGAGCCTCCAGGGCACCGCCCGCCTCGCCGAGGACGGCGCCTCGCCGGAGGCGGTGGTCGAGTACGCCCGCCGGGAGCTCGTGGGCCTGCTGGAGCTGCGCGGCTGCCGCTTCGAGTACGGAACCCTGATGGGGCACCTGCCGCGGCTGGAGCACGACGGCAGCCTCTGGCTGCGCCGTGGCAGTCGGATCACCGAGTACACCGAGTGGCCGGAGGGCGAGACGGAGCTGCGCGCCGTCGGTGGCGGGCACTACTACGGCCGCTTCCTGCTCGACCCGTACCCCGGCCGGCCCCTGCCGCCCGAGGAGGCCCGCCTGGTAGCCGTCACGCTGGCCGCGCAGGCCGGTGTCGCCCTGGATTCGGCCGGCCTGCCCCGCCAGGTCTGA
- a CDS encoding saccharopine dehydrogenase, whose translation MITERHDELRPDPSGPVLITGGYGTVGAEIARILAVDTPTLLTGRNPGRGEALAAEVGGEVRAWDLADPSPFRAGVRAVISSVNDPEDRVLAAAAAGGVPYVDITRWTGRLQRAVTVAALLRPAAPVLLSSAWMGGVSSLVAAALAAELGGAEQVEIAVRWDMADRAGADSVEFMDRLGVAFEVVDGGRRRLASPMTESRTVAIGGTPVRVARIDTPEQFTLPLTLGTTTAATRIGFSSPAATRALLALRGTGFFRWAGGERWAPARRALLHSPGDGGTARLRVDVTHRGRTRTATVTDPLGQHHLTAVGAVVGLRRVLGTDGSPAPRGVVFPEQHPDPARAVELLAAHGVALAFDSFDEGGAVGTGRGRAGTQAAA comes from the coding sequence ATGATCACCGAACGGCACGACGAACTGCGTCCGGACCCCTCCGGCCCCGTACTGATCACCGGCGGATACGGCACCGTGGGCGCCGAGATCGCCCGCATCCTGGCCGTGGACACCCCGACCCTGCTCACCGGCCGCAACCCCGGCCGGGGCGAGGCGCTCGCCGCCGAAGTCGGGGGCGAGGTGCGTGCCTGGGACCTGGCGGACCCGTCCCCCTTCCGGGCCGGCGTCCGGGCCGTCATCAGCTCGGTCAACGACCCCGAGGACCGGGTGCTGGCCGCCGCCGCGGCCGGCGGCGTGCCCTACGTCGACATCACCCGGTGGACGGGCCGCCTGCAGCGGGCCGTCACCGTCGCCGCCCTGCTCCGACCGGCCGCCCCGGTGCTGCTGTCCTCCGCCTGGATGGGTGGGGTCAGCAGCCTGGTGGCGGCTGCGCTGGCCGCGGAGCTGGGCGGCGCCGAGCAGGTCGAGATCGCCGTTCGGTGGGACATGGCCGACCGGGCCGGGGCGGATTCCGTCGAGTTCATGGACCGGCTGGGCGTGGCGTTCGAGGTGGTGGACGGCGGGAGGCGCCGGCTCGCCTCCCCGATGACGGAGTCCCGTACGGTGGCCATCGGCGGAACGCCCGTACGCGTCGCGCGCATCGACACTCCGGAGCAGTTCACCCTGCCGCTGACCCTCGGCACCACCACCGCAGCCACCCGCATCGGGTTCAGCTCCCCGGCCGCGACCCGGGCGCTCCTCGCGCTGCGGGGCACGGGATTCTTCCGCTGGGCCGGCGGGGAACGCTGGGCCCCCGCGCGCCGGGCCCTGCTCCACTCGCCGGGCGACGGTGGTACGGCCCGGCTGCGCGTGGACGTCACCCATCGCGGGCGCACGCGTACCGCGACCGTGACCGACCCGCTCGGCCAGCACCATCTGACGGCGGTCGGAGCCGTCGTAGGCCTGCGCCGCGTCCTCGGCACCGACGGTTCCCCCGCCCCCCGGGGCGTGGTCTTCCCCGAACAGCATCCGGATCCCGCCCGCGCGGTCGAGCTGCTCGCCGCACACGGTGTCGCCCTCGCCTTCGACTCCTTCGACGAGGGCGGTGCCGTCGGTACGGGCCGCGGCCGGGCCGGAACGCAGGCCGCCGCATGA
- a CDS encoding TetR/AcrR family transcriptional regulator, with protein MSAATGPTAKGRQRRTALLDAAEHVLTGAGGSELTLRAVAEEAGVRLGHLQYYFPTRAALLSALLDRILASSLERVTALTVAPAHGSGREALLDAILSDHDDPRLVRLFTEVWALAAHDEEAASAVRAFYGQYVTHVAAFVRDQAPGLSAAEAQHRAEVFVMLMEGAALFRSGVTGRRTAATDARLREAALTLLGGTVHPA; from the coding sequence ATGAGCGCCGCGACCGGACCGACCGCCAAGGGCCGCCAGCGGCGTACGGCCCTCCTCGACGCGGCCGAGCACGTCCTCACCGGCGCCGGAGGGTCCGAACTGACCCTGCGGGCGGTCGCCGAGGAGGCCGGCGTCCGGCTGGGCCACCTCCAGTACTACTTCCCGACCCGTGCCGCCCTCCTTTCGGCGCTCCTCGACCGCATCCTCGCCTCGTCCTTGGAACGGGTCACCGCCCTGACCGTCGCGCCCGCGCACGGCAGCGGCCGCGAAGCCCTGCTCGACGCGATCCTCTCCGACCACGACGATCCGCGCCTGGTGCGGCTGTTCACCGAGGTGTGGGCACTGGCCGCGCACGACGAGGAAGCGGCCTCGGCGGTCCGCGCCTTCTACGGCCAGTACGTCACGCACGTGGCCGCGTTCGTCCGGGACCAGGCGCCGGGCCTCAGCGCCGCCGAAGCGCAGCACAGGGCCGAGGTGTTCGTCATGCTGATGGAGGGGGCCGCCCTGTTCCGCTCCGGCGTCACCGGCCGCCGCACGGCCGCCACCGACGCCCGCCTGCGCGAGGCCGCGCTCACCCTGCTCGGGGGCACTGTCCACCCCGCGTAG